The following proteins are co-located in the Haliotis asinina isolate JCU_RB_2024 chromosome 13, JCU_Hal_asi_v2, whole genome shotgun sequence genome:
- the LOC137259678 gene encoding ankyrin repeat domain-containing protein 29-like, translating into MKRATLSPAKGHGLYNASRDGDLERVKRILAAGHVDINYRGKGRWHNSTPVMMAAWKGHRDVVEFLVGRGADVSLVNSYGNNVLHWACVSGDLETVKLILSLDGVDVNARANNRLTAVDYARRWGHQRVLDLLVSRGAH; encoded by the exons atgaaaagag cgacTCTATCACCAGCAAAAGGCCACGGCCTCTACAATGCCAGCAGGGATGGTGACCTGGAGAGAGTAAAAAGGATCCTGGCAGCAGGGCACGTGGACATCAACTATAGAGGAAAGGGCAGGTGGCACAACTCGACGCCGGTGATGATGGCAGCATGGAAGGGACACAGAGAcgtggtggagttcctggtaggcagaggggctgatgtgtcgCTGGTGAACAGTTACGGTAACAACGTCCTTCACTGGGCCTGTGTTAGTGGAGACCTGGAGACCGTGAAGCTGATCCTCTCCCTGGACGGGGTTGACGTCAACGCCAGGGCCAACAATAGGCTGACAGCGGTCGACTACGCCAGACGCTGGGGACATCAGCGAGTGTTGGATctcctggtgtcacgtggtGCACACTGA